Proteins from one Rhodanobacteraceae bacterium genomic window:
- the crp gene encoding cAMP-activated global transcriptional regulator CRP: MASPIAKPEKSLLRYSLQASLRKLAAARPLAPSPADIEHFLSMCHRRRYPSKAPIIRPGDMANTLYYIIEGSLAVMSEDDEGRELILAYVNEGDYIGEMGLFMEPEKREVLVRSRTPCELAEISYERLFQLFDGPLKDECPRILFSIASQLTKRVLQTSRKVSRLAFMDVTSRVARTLVDLCEEPDAMSHPQGTQIRISRQEISRIVGCSREMVGRVLKQLEEEGKIAVSGKTIVVFQTR, translated from the coding sequence ATGGCCAGCCCGATCGCCAAGCCGGAAAAATCGTTGCTGCGTTATTCGCTGCAGGCCAGCCTGCGCAAGCTCGCCGCGGCGCGCCCGCTGGCGCCATCGCCGGCCGACATCGAGCACTTCCTGTCGATGTGCCACCGCCGTCGCTATCCGTCCAAGGCGCCGATCATCCGCCCGGGCGACATGGCCAACACCCTGTACTACATCATCGAGGGCTCGCTCGCGGTGATGAGCGAGGACGACGAGGGCCGCGAACTGATCCTCGCCTACGTCAACGAGGGCGACTACATCGGCGAGATGGGCTTGTTCATGGAGCCGGAGAAGCGCGAGGTGCTGGTGCGCTCGCGCACGCCCTGCGAACTGGCCGAGATCAGCTACGAGCGGCTGTTCCAGTTGTTCGATGGGCCGCTGAAGGACGAGTGCCCGCGCATCCTGTTCTCGATCGCCTCGCAACTGACCAAACGCGTGCTGCAGACCAGTCGCAAGGTCTCGCGTCTCGCGTTCATGGACGTCACCAGCCGGGTGGCGCGCACGCTGGTCGATTTGTGCGAGGAACCGGATGCGATGAGCCACCCGCAAGGCACCCAGATCCGCATTTCGCGCCAGGAAATCAGCCGGATTGTCGGCTGCTCGCGCGAGATGGTGGGCCGCGTGCTCAAGCAACTGGAAGAGGAAGGCAAGATCGCGGTGTCGGGCAAGACCATCGTGGTCTTCCAGACGCGCTGA